The proteins below come from a single Dermacentor albipictus isolate Rhodes 1998 colony chromosome 7, USDA_Dalb.pri_finalv2, whole genome shotgun sequence genomic window:
- the LOC139047764 gene encoding sulfotransferase 1E1-like — protein MVTGNGSCDRDATPGVVNYEADPVVVDGVAFLPLSDARLAREALSYEPRPGDVILATFPKSGTTWCQYLIWGIHNLGAVEEGSMPPVQDVLTRHFPYIDLLGTSSTVADRPAPRFIKTHLPAERVHRPGDGGARYVVCLRNPFDVAVSYFHMRRGRRGLTRLPPDYGFDHFLDEFLSGGLVGGEPFGHARAWHDRSRVHDNVLLVYYEDLKEDPREVVLKLAEFLNSDAAARLSAEPALLERLLEQTSLERLRDLTGAENFAEGDFSRHHPTAALFRKGVVGDWRSHFNPDQERRFREAYDRALGGTEMHDFWTEHVKSTG, from the exons ATGGTGACCGGGAACGGCAGCTGCGACCGTGACGCCACCCCCGGGGTGGTCAACTACGAAGCCGACCCCGTCGTGGTGGATGGCGTCGCCTTCCTGCCGCTCAGCGACGCCCGGCTTGCGCGCGAGGCCCTGAGCTACGAGCCCCGGCCGGGTGACGTCATCCTGGCCACTTTTCCAAAGAGCGGCACCACGTGGTGCCAGTACCTGATCTGGGGCATCCACAACCTCGGGGCCGTCGAGGAGGGGTCCATGCCGCCGGTGCAGGACGTGCTGACGCGGCACTTTCCCTACATCGACCTG CTGGGCACGTCGTCCACGGTGGCCGACCGTCCTGCCCCGCGCTTCATCAAGACCCACCTGCCCGCCGAGAGGGTGCACCGGCCGGGCGACGGCGGCGCCAGGTACGTGGTGTGCCTGCGCAACCCGTTCGACGTGGCCGTCTCCTACTTCCACATGCGCCGGGGCCGGCGAGGCCTGACGCGGCTGCCGCCCGACTACGGCTTCGACCACTTCCTCGACGAGTTCCTCAGCGGTGGGCTCGTCGGGGGCGAACCCTTCGGCCACGCGCGCGCCTGGCACGACAGGAGCAGGGTCCACGACAACGTCCTTCTCGTCTACTACGAGGACCTCAAGGAAGACCCTAGAGAG GTCGTACTGAAACTCGCCGAGTTCCTGAACTCCGATGCTGCCGCGAGGCTGTCGGCCGAACCGGCACTCCTGGAGCGACTCCTGGAGCAGACGTCGCTCGAGCGGCTCCGGGACCTGACGGGGGCGGAGAACTTCGCCGAGGGCGACTTCTCGCGCCACCACCCGACGGCCGCCCTCTTCCGCAAGGGGGTCGTCGGCGACTGGCGGTCTCACTTCAACCCGGACCAGGAACGCAGGTTCAGGGAAGCGTACGACCGGGCACTCGGGGGCACCGAGATGCACGACTTCTGGACTGAACACGTGAAGTCGACGGGCTAA